From the genome of Impatiens glandulifera chromosome 9, dImpGla2.1, whole genome shotgun sequence, one region includes:
- the LOC124915666 gene encoding syntaxin-121-like, with protein MNNLFSSSFSRFQDESSGHVQMTEGSTGGVNLDKFFEDVEAVKDDLQELENLHASLQNSHEQSKTLHNAKAVKDLRSRMDADVGSALKKAKLIKVRLEALDRANAANRSLPGCGPGSSSDRTRTSVVNGLRKKLQDSMNSFNSLRQLIANEYRETVQRRYYTVTGENADEATVEKLIATGQSETFLQKAIQEQGRGRIMDTIAELQERHEGTKELERNLKELHQVFQDMAVLVQHQGEQIDDIESQVNRASSFVRGGTEQLQVARKHQKNTRKWTCYAIIILLVIILFVVLFTVQPWKNNGGGGGNNNNNTPAVNPNPPPSPPPPTPTTP; from the exons ATGAACAATCTCTTCTCCAGTTCTTTCTCACGTTTCCAGGACGAGTCTTCAGGACATGTACAAATGACCGAAGGCAGCACCGGTGGCGTCAATCTCGATAAATTCTTCGAAGATGTAGAGGCGGTTAAAGACGATCTTCAAGAGCTTGAAAATCTCCACGCTAGCCTTCAGAATTCACATGAACAGAGTAAGACTCTACACAATGCCAAAGCCGTCAAAGACCTCCGCTCTCGGATGGACGCTGATGTCGGTTCAGCTCTCAAGAAGGCCAAACTCATCAAGGTTCGTCTCGAAGCCTTGGATCGAGCCAACGCAGCGAATCGAAGCCTCCCTGGCTGTGGACCAGGTAGTTCTTCAGATCGCACTCGAACATCTGTTGTTAACGGCCTACGCAAGAAGTTACAGGACTCAATGAATTCTTTCAATTCCCTCCGTCAATTGATTGCAAATGAATACCGCGAGACAGTTCAACGAAG GTACTACACAGTAACCGGAGAGAACGCCGATGAAGCGACGGTGGAGAAACTAATAGCGACAGGCCAGAGCGAGACTTTTCTACAGAAAGCGATTCAGGAGCAAGGTAGGGGGAGAATAATGGATACAATCGCCGAATTACAGGAGAGACACGAGGGGACGAAGGAGCTAGAGAGAAATCTAAAGGAGCTTCATCAAGTTTTTCAGGACATGGCGGTTCTGGTTCAGCATCAAGGGGAGCAGATCGATGATATCGAGAGCCAAGTGAATCGTGCTAGTTCCTTCGTACGGGGAGGAACAGAGCAGCTTCAGGTGGCGCGTAAGCATCAGAAGAATACTCGCAAATGGACTTGCTACGCCATCATTATCCTTCTCGTTATCATCCTCTTCGTTGTCTTGTTTACAGTTCAGCCATGGAAGAATAACGGCGGCGGCGGTGGAAACAATAACAATAACACGCCGGCTGTAAACCCTAATCCTCCTCCGTCTCCTCCTCCCCCTACTCCGACGACTCCATAG
- the LOC124915531 gene encoding deoxyribonuclease TATDN1: MATIRMIDIAVNLTDSMFKGIYNGKQQHIADISTVLSRAWSAGVDRIIVTGGSLKESKEALAIAETDARLFCTVGVHPTRCNEFDESGDPETHFQALLSLAKEGMDKGKVVAIGECGLDYDRLQFCPADVQKKYFEKQFELAHMMKLPMFLHMRAASEDFCDILQRNEDRFTGGVAHSFTGSAEDRDRLLSFSNLYIGLNGCSLKTSENLDVVKDIPVERLMIETDSPYCEIKNTHAGSKLVKSSWPSKKKEKYDQDSIVKGRNEPCLVRQVLEVVAGCKSISDVDSLSKTIYHNTCRVFFPHDLDSAADALLDGGQATSN, translated from the exons ATGGCGACGATTCGGATGATAG ACATAGCCGTGAACTTAACAG ATAGCATGTTTAAAGGAATCTATAATGGAAAACAACAGCATATAGCAGATATATCCACTGTATTAAGTAGAGCTTGGAGTGCTGGCGTCGATCGTATTATC GTTACAGGTGGTTCACTTAAGGAATCAAAGGAAGCTCTTGCCATTGCAGAAACAGATG CAAGACTTTTCTGCACAGTTGGTGTGCACCCAACAAGATGCAAT GAATTTGATGAGAGTGGAGATCCAGAAACGCATTTTCAGGCTCTCTTGTCATTAGCTAAAGAGGGAATGGATAAAGGAAAG GTGGTAGCAATTGGTGAATGCGGGTTGGACTATGACAGGCTACAGTTTTGTCCAGCTGATGTGCAGAAAAA GTATTTCGAAAAGCAGTTTGAATTAGCACACATGATGAAGCTTCCAATGTTTCTGCATATGCGTGCTGCATCCGAAGATTTCTGTGACATTCTTCAGCGAAATGAGGACAG GTTCACTGGCGGAGTTGCACATTCCTTTACTGGTAGTGCAGAAGATCGTGATAGACTGCTGTCATTCAGTAATCTCTATATTG GTTTAAATGGTTGCTCCTTGAAGACTTCTGAGAATCTCGATGTGGTGAAGGACATACCTGTTGAAAGACTGATGATTGAGACAGATTCTCCATATTGTGAAATTAAGAACACTCATGCTGGTAGTAAGCTAGTTAAATCTTCATGGCCTTCtaagaagaaagaaaagtaTGATCAAGATTCCATTGTTAAAGGTCGCAATGAACCTTGTTTGGTCCG ACAAGTTCTTGAAGTAGTTGCTGGCTGTAAAAGTATTTCCGACGTTGATTCTCTAAGCAAGACAATATATCACAACACTTGCAG GGTTTTCTTTCCTCATGACCTAGATTCTGCAGCCGATGCCCTTCTAGACGGTGGCCAGGCTACCTCCAACTGA